In [Leptolyngbya] sp. PCC 7376, a genomic segment contains:
- a CDS encoding phosphatidate cytidylyltransferase: MSLSRIISGVVAIAIALSLIILGGWYFTAGMAILVFLGQQEYFRMVRAKGLEPAAKSTLIVSQLLLIISTINPSLTDALFPLAGTFICFYLLFQTKMATIADMSTSILGLFYGGYMPSYWVRLRMGSIAETEAVSNLPLYGYLPESWTDWFHLPYALKLTFIVMVCIWAADIGAYVMGKWLGKTKLSAISPKKTVEGALFGSIGTISVAVTGAWYLGWAWWPITGMILGTVISVTTLLGDLTESIMKRDAGFKDSGQLIPGHGGILDRTDSYVFTAPLVYLFVTICLPMFTN, encoded by the coding sequence ATGTCATTGTCGCGCATCATTAGTGGAGTAGTGGCGATCGCCATTGCCTTGAGCCTTATCATTTTGGGAGGCTGGTACTTTACTGCGGGTATGGCAATCCTTGTCTTCCTTGGACAACAAGAATACTTTCGGATGGTGCGTGCAAAAGGACTTGAGCCTGCCGCAAAGAGTACTCTCATTGTGTCGCAGCTACTGCTAATTATCTCCACCATCAACCCTAGTCTGACAGATGCACTCTTCCCACTAGCCGGAACCTTTATTTGCTTCTACCTACTGTTCCAGACAAAGATGGCAACTATTGCCGATATGTCCACCTCTATTTTGGGACTATTCTATGGTGGCTATATGCCGAGCTATTGGGTGAGGCTACGTATGGGTAGCATTGCCGAAACCGAAGCCGTTAGTAATCTTCCTCTCTATGGCTATCTCCCCGAATCCTGGACAGACTGGTTCCATCTCCCCTATGCTCTCAAACTGACTTTTATTGTGATGGTTTGTATTTGGGCCGCAGATATTGGTGCTTATGTTATGGGGAAATGGCTCGGTAAAACTAAGCTCTCTGCAATTAGCCCTAAAAAGACCGTGGAAGGTGCATTATTTGGTTCCATTGGTACGATTTCAGTGGCTGTGACTGGTGCATGGTATCTCGGTTGGGCTTGGTGGCCGATCACTGGGATGATTTTAGGCACTGTAATTAGCGTGACGACGCTTCTAGGCGATTTGACCGAATCGATCATGAAGCGTGATGCTGGCTTTAAAGATTCAGGACAACTCATTCCAGGGCATGGCGGCATCCTAGACCGTACTGATAGTTATGTTTTTACCGCACCGTTAGTTTATTTATTTGTCACAATTTGTTTGCCCATGTTTACCAACTAG
- a CDS encoding SLC13 family permease, protein MTLTNIDTIQYLRHAPILRKCSVQDLSRLIPFIAERQLTQNEILFKEDDTADMLFVPVNGSFKLLSGKRCIDEVSTGFVGEEAALDMENYSLTCTAATDAVVLAIEKSALNKIKATNPFLERGLYRSFASHYIFNKELLDETKSGIDAAGTSNVSEEAPTRALIGWVMAIVLPIVVALITSHPSFEISVSIQQFLTIFSAALVLWTFDLVAAFIPAIIIIFSLLVLDVAPSSLVLSGFSSSSFFLALSIFALGAVLSDSGLTYRLVLIILKAVPQSQFSYSLTLFMIGLLLTPVLPTANGRTQLVTPLMIDMVDALQLKKTGKGATRLGFAAFSGTTFMSFLFLSSKPINFVLVGLLPSQVRERFSLPYWTLAALAAGAVAIAGYIIVSSLLFRNEEPTTLSRENLQSQLNILGPMNNTEWMALGSILVFLTGVLTASIHGVAIPWVGLLVFCFLLLGKVLLKQDIRKSIDWPFLILLASLIGLSRSIAYIGFDDWISEYLGWLGSSMRNNFSLFVLLFSAAIFGARLLLPMALIVPLFGTIFIPLAEGSGVNPWLIAFIILIISDGWFFPYQYSPKLLFTSITDAQGLFNDRLLTQGNILMNIVRVFAIFASFTYWKWLGIL, encoded by the coding sequence ATGACCCTGACTAATATCGATACCATTCAGTATCTACGACATGCACCAATCCTCCGCAAATGCTCAGTACAAGATTTATCTCGTCTTATCCCTTTCATTGCGGAACGTCAGCTGACACAAAACGAAATTTTATTTAAGGAAGACGATACAGCAGATATGTTGTTCGTCCCTGTCAATGGCAGTTTCAAATTATTGTCAGGCAAGCGGTGCATCGATGAAGTCTCGACAGGGTTTGTCGGGGAAGAAGCAGCCTTAGATATGGAGAACTATTCATTGACCTGTACCGCTGCCACAGATGCGGTTGTTCTTGCCATTGAAAAGAGCGCACTTAATAAGATCAAAGCAACCAATCCTTTCCTCGAAAGGGGTTTATATCGATCCTTTGCGAGTCACTATATTTTTAATAAAGAGCTGCTAGATGAAACAAAATCTGGAATAGATGCGGCTGGCACTAGCAATGTATCTGAGGAAGCTCCCACGCGAGCATTAATAGGTTGGGTCATGGCGATCGTCCTACCAATTGTTGTGGCGTTGATTACGTCTCACCCTAGCTTTGAAATTTCTGTCAGTATCCAGCAATTTCTGACAATTTTTTCGGCGGCTTTAGTGCTCTGGACTTTTGATCTGGTGGCTGCTTTTATCCCAGCGATCATTATCATTTTTTCGTTATTAGTCTTAGATGTCGCACCATCTAGTTTGGTACTGTCAGGTTTCTCTTCCAGTAGCTTTTTCCTTGCCCTAAGTATTTTTGCATTGGGAGCTGTACTGTCGGATTCTGGTCTGACCTATCGCCTTGTTTTAATCATTCTCAAGGCAGTACCGCAATCGCAGTTTTCCTATAGTTTGACGCTTTTTATGATTGGGTTATTGTTAACACCTGTTTTACCGACAGCGAATGGTAGGACACAGTTAGTAACGCCTTTAATGATCGATATGGTGGATGCACTCCAGCTCAAAAAAACAGGCAAAGGTGCAACGCGTTTAGGGTTTGCGGCCTTTAGCGGCACTACCTTTATGTCTTTTCTTTTCCTCAGTAGTAAACCGATTAATTTTGTTTTAGTCGGTTTATTGCCCTCTCAGGTGCGGGAAAGGTTTAGTTTGCCCTATTGGACATTGGCAGCGTTAGCAGCGGGGGCGGTGGCGATCGCTGGCTATATTATTGTCTCTTCGCTCCTATTTCGTAACGAAGAACCCACAACCCTCTCCCGAGAAAATCTTCAATCTCAACTGAATATCCTTGGCCCAATGAACAACACCGAGTGGATGGCACTGGGAAGTATTTTGGTCTTCCTCACTGGTGTCTTAACCGCCTCAATCCATGGCGTTGCAATCCCTTGGGTTGGATTACTCGTTTTTTGTTTTTTGTTGCTGGGGAAAGTTCTACTCAAACAGGATATCCGCAAAAGTATCGACTGGCCTTTTCTCATTCTCCTAGCCTCCCTCATCGGTTTATCTCGCTCCATTGCCTATATCGGTTTCGATGATTGGATTAGTGAGTATCTCGGCTGGTTGGGCTCATCAATGCGGAATAATTTTTCTCTGTTTGTACTGCTCTTTTCTGCGGCTATTTTCGGAGCAAGGCTGCTATTGCCGATGGCTTTAATCGTGCCGTTATTTGGCACCATCTTTATCCCCTTGGCAGAAGGCAGCGGTGTAAATCCTTGGCTCATCGCATTCATTATCTTGATCATCAGCGACGGTTGGTTTTTCCCGTACCAATACTCCCCGAAGCTCCTCTTCACGTCTATTACGGATGCCCAAGGATTATTTAATGATCGCCTGCTAACCCAAGGTAATATTTTGATGAATATTGTGAGGGTTTTTGCAATCTTTGCCTCCTTTACTTACTGGAAATGGCTGGGGATTTTGTAA
- a CDS encoding ABA4-like family protein translates to MTLENVFNVANYFVLPFWALMIVLPRWQFTQKVMDSVLPFVALALVYGCLFVLSIEPDQAELWGNPTLPNLAALFSIPKVMATGWVHYLVMDLFVGRWIYQQGVEKQLITAHSLALCLFAGPLGLLSHLSTVAIADFWRQKKAVAAES, encoded by the coding sequence ATGACTTTAGAAAATGTATTCAATGTTGCAAATTATTTTGTATTACCTTTTTGGGCATTAATGATTGTGTTGCCCCGTTGGCAGTTCACTCAGAAAGTAATGGACTCAGTTCTACCTTTTGTAGCATTGGCATTAGTCTATGGCTGTCTTTTTGTCTTATCGATTGAACCAGATCAGGCTGAACTCTGGGGAAATCCAACGTTACCAAATCTTGCAGCGCTCTTTTCTATACCAAAAGTGATGGCAACAGGTTGGGTGCATTACCTTGTGATGGATCTGTTTGTCGGACGTTGGATTTATCAGCAGGGAGTCGAAAAGCAGCTGATCACAGCTCATTCTTTAGCACTTTGTTTATTTGCTGGCCCCCTTGGTCTTCTCTCCCATCTCTCAACAGTGGCGATCGCCGACTTTTGGCGACAAAAAAAAGCCGTAGCGGCAGAATCTTAA
- a CDS encoding ABC transporter substrate-binding protein, with protein sequence MLNFLPSLSEVLSTPSSMLSSLSILPVIVLVGAIAPSPTRKIGNKLLRIARHERTFATLFLVILSIFIVMHSLDKPRLLVLHSYETDYTWTTEQIVGIERILERKNSYIIREHFLDTKKKPYKDYMKRAEREVRAIIKQWKPNVIIATDDNAQILAGQHFVDDPRIKIVFTGVQGDLKKYGYTSANNVTGITEGVPPGAIKETLDQINQSLGSDYRKIYFLTHSTTHSKYVVENMKNFDWGDYEMVSASEYETFNDWKSAVSRAENSADILLIGGYKSLQGTEDQTEGGKVVPYETVLEWTEENSSLLKVGARGVYVEDGGMIAVGASPYEQGEEAAKIAVALLDGTKKIEDMPVQESNQYLVYMRESKLREFNPNLRMPKIYEAFARATSHYFE encoded by the coding sequence ATGCTTAACTTCCTGCCCTCCTTATCTGAAGTGCTATCTACGCCATCCTCAATGTTGTCTAGCTTGTCAATATTGCCTGTCATCGTTCTCGTCGGGGCGATCGCCCCATCACCCACAAGGAAGATTGGCAACAAGCTCCTACGCATAGCTCGCCATGAGCGGACTTTTGCCACCTTGTTTCTGGTGATTTTATCCATTTTTATCGTGATGCATAGTCTCGATAAACCAAGATTACTCGTACTTCATAGCTACGAGACGGACTACACCTGGACAACCGAGCAGATCGTTGGCATTGAACGAATTCTCGAACGAAAAAATTCCTATATCATCCGCGAGCATTTTCTCGACACCAAGAAAAAACCATACAAAGACTACATGAAGCGCGCCGAACGGGAAGTGCGTGCCATCATTAAACAGTGGAAACCCAATGTCATCATTGCCACAGACGATAACGCCCAAATCTTGGCAGGACAGCATTTTGTAGATGATCCACGCATCAAGATTGTGTTTACGGGTGTGCAGGGCGATCTCAAAAAATATGGCTATACTTCTGCCAATAACGTCACAGGCATTACTGAAGGTGTGCCACCGGGAGCAATTAAAGAAACCCTTGATCAAATTAACCAATCCCTAGGTTCTGACTACCGAAAAATCTATTTCCTGACCCACAGCACCACCCACTCCAAATACGTTGTGGAAAACATGAAAAATTTCGATTGGGGTGACTACGAAATGGTCAGCGCGTCGGAATATGAAACATTCAATGATTGGAAATCAGCAGTAAGCAGAGCGGAAAATTCTGCCGATATTCTACTCATCGGTGGCTATAAATCATTGCAAGGCACTGAAGACCAGACCGAAGGCGGCAAAGTTGTTCCTTACGAAACAGTGCTTGAGTGGACAGAAGAAAATTCTTCACTTCTCAAAGTTGGTGCAAGAGGTGTCTATGTTGAAGATGGCGGAATGATTGCCGTGGGTGCGTCGCCTTATGAGCAGGGTGAAGAAGCTGCAAAAATTGCTGTGGCACTATTGGATGGCACTAAGAAAATTGAGGATATGCCCGTCCAGGAGAGTAATCAATATTTAGTCTATATGCGGGAAAGTAAGCTTCGGGAGTTTAATCCCAATCTGAGGATGCCCAAAATTTATGAGGCTTTTGCCCGAGCAACAAGTCATTATTTCGAATGA
- a CDS encoding TIR domain-containing protein codes for MTPSNPFFDAFISYGRADSKVFATKLYERLKEAGCHIWFDQENIPLAVDFQEQINDGIERTHNFLFIIAPHSVNSPYCLKEIELAIALNKRIIPLLHVEEIDRDLWKERNPEGTDDDWDNYCKAGLNNSFQNIHPVIGKINWIYFREKLDDFELGFEGLISALNKHGDYVQRHTEYLDLALEWSRNQRKNQYLLTEELKRQAAEWLRYQFVDEQPPCIPTELHGEFICESIRAANFSYTQTCLCYVHNLEDPVDELVQSIRRSLLLYGITVADNKIENEQAQKDFNSRRRQKIDFADNFIYFVTPESLQNDYCQQQFKYAGDRHKRIIFLIIEPTPGELYPSNLDDVQIIDLVSGDDPSKKQASIDSLLKFLDQDFYYHNRHKYLLAKSLTWQDQREIPSLLLRGCILQQYEDLQKIAEQRKYHQFTELQNSFLDASLAQATTQTQTDVFLSYAPQDIDFATKLNKTLEEQGKVTFFAPFHADHDSESDADIQQGLIDAANFIYVISPDSVAKDDCLAQLQRAKGVGKRILGILCRTTELEAFQGICAEDQLIDFSRHGLDFQAGLSQLVRLLDTDKAHVQSHTKWFRRAIEWEQKKKTRDLLLRGNELAIAQYWLKESDEGQKSPQPTKLQREFIQSSVAESQKNIRRQKFLFTAVSVGFVISTILGIFATRKSYEAAVSELSAIMNTSAALFSSNNELDAFVEAMHAWRKSKDINLNRGDRYLNKDISNVLSQSVYQLYESNRLSEHEAAVYAVDYSSSGELLVSGSADRQLNLWSANGELLQTLGEVGPISKGHTASVYAVQFSPDDQLIASASGDRSIKLWQRTENEQEYLFQKTLYGCVFEAEFCNGHEGSINTIAFSPDGEFFASGSEDKTIKLWSSEGEYITTLSESTPDNQHQRAVNDIAFSADGRLLISVGDDRSIKLWERNLLSNQFTLRQTIEGCRKTEICDGHQDEIKGVAITPNGEQFVTASDDKTVKIWRVKDGTLEKTLIGHTDEVESVEIDTIDNGKGLNLIASVSRDKTVRIWNTKGTAIQTFPGHSSRIYDVVFKPGEAAIATSSRDRSIKLWRLNNDIVTPFYGHTSRVYAVTFSPDDQMVASAGRDRTIKLWSREGELLRTLTGHTAEIEKVVFSPDGQLLASASWDGTVKVWTIKGELLTTFTDHTQEVYGVDFSPNGKTVASLSADQTMKLWDLEGNIIQTINLNEGRVYDLQFSDDGELIALAIGNTIQTLEKQQGGRRSYRIGKKIGGCQILDQNCNAHRDDIEAIAITNDNSMLVSASRDSTVKFWGRDGHHLYTLRGHESEIEGLSLSPDNTKLVSASRDSTLVIWENLPSSEDISRLVHNSDISLEYWGGSAKKDEKDDIDSKKLKPKNTILKGHRAEVYAADFNADGTMLISASADQSIILWDLEVALNLNALINYGCSWSQDYLQYSDDVTSRAGNFSDLCRGHTLPDKSKTNF; via the coding sequence ATGACACCTTCAAATCCGTTCTTTGATGCGTTCATTTCCTACGGGCGAGCTGACAGTAAAGTCTTTGCCACAAAGCTCTATGAACGTTTGAAAGAGGCCGGTTGCCATATTTGGTTTGATCAGGAGAATATTCCCCTTGCCGTTGATTTTCAGGAACAGATTAATGACGGCATCGAAAGAACTCACAATTTCCTGTTTATTATTGCGCCTCACTCGGTAAATTCTCCTTATTGTCTCAAGGAAATCGAGTTGGCGATCGCCCTCAATAAACGGATTATCCCGTTGCTACATGTGGAGGAGATCGATCGAGATCTGTGGAAAGAGCGCAATCCAGAAGGCACTGACGACGATTGGGATAATTATTGCAAAGCTGGACTCAACAACAGTTTTCAGAACATTCATCCTGTTATTGGCAAAATTAACTGGATTTATTTTCGAGAAAAGCTCGATGATTTTGAGCTTGGTTTCGAGGGTCTCATTAGCGCCCTGAATAAACATGGTGATTATGTACAACGCCATACAGAATATTTAGATCTCGCACTGGAATGGTCGCGCAACCAACGAAAAAATCAATATCTGCTCACCGAAGAACTCAAACGCCAAGCAGCTGAATGGCTTAGATATCAATTTGTAGACGAGCAACCCCCCTGCATTCCGACAGAGCTTCATGGGGAATTTATCTGCGAAAGCATCCGTGCGGCGAACTTCTCCTACACTCAAACTTGCCTCTGCTATGTGCATAATCTTGAAGATCCAGTGGACGAGCTGGTGCAGTCAATTCGGCGATCGCTGCTGTTATATGGAATTACTGTTGCAGACAACAAAATCGAGAACGAACAGGCTCAAAAAGACTTCAATTCTCGCCGTCGTCAAAAAATTGATTTCGCCGATAACTTCATTTATTTTGTCACGCCCGAATCTCTGCAAAATGACTACTGTCAACAGCAGTTTAAATACGCTGGCGATCGCCACAAGCGCATTATTTTCCTCATCATCGAACCAACCCCTGGCGAACTGTACCCCAGCAATTTAGATGATGTTCAGATCATTGACCTTGTCTCTGGTGATGACCCAAGCAAAAAACAAGCCAGCATAGACAGTCTTCTCAAATTCCTTGACCAAGACTTCTACTATCACAACCGCCATAAATATCTCCTCGCTAAGTCCCTGACCTGGCAAGATCAGCGCGAAATTCCGAGCTTACTCTTGCGAGGCTGCATATTACAGCAATATGAAGATCTCCAGAAAATTGCAGAGCAACGCAAATATCACCAATTTACTGAGCTCCAAAACAGCTTTCTAGACGCAAGCCTCGCCCAAGCCACAACCCAAACCCAAACCGATGTGTTTTTAAGCTATGCGCCACAGGATATCGATTTTGCGACAAAGCTCAATAAAACCTTAGAGGAACAAGGGAAAGTTACTTTTTTTGCACCGTTCCATGCAGATCATGATTCAGAATCTGATGCAGATATTCAGCAGGGGTTAATTGATGCCGCTAATTTTATTTATGTGATTTCGCCGGATTCGGTCGCCAAAGATGATTGTTTAGCCCAATTACAACGGGCAAAGGGGGTCGGCAAAAGAATTCTCGGTATTCTCTGCCGCACAACTGAGCTAGAGGCATTTCAGGGAATTTGTGCAGAAGACCAACTCATTGACTTTAGCCGCCATGGTTTAGATTTTCAGGCGGGTCTCAGCCAACTGGTGCGGTTATTAGATACGGATAAGGCTCATGTCCAGAGCCATACGAAATGGTTTCGGCGAGCGATTGAGTGGGAGCAAAAGAAGAAAACTCGAGATCTTTTATTGCGGGGCAATGAGTTGGCGATCGCCCAATATTGGCTCAAGGAATCGGATGAAGGACAGAAGAGCCCCCAGCCGACGAAGCTCCAACGGGAATTTATTCAGAGCAGTGTTGCCGAAAGCCAAAAAAATATCCGTCGCCAGAAATTTTTATTCACAGCGGTAAGTGTGGGCTTTGTAATTTCTACAATTTTGGGGATTTTTGCCACTCGGAAATCCTATGAAGCCGCAGTGAGCGAACTGAGCGCGATTATGAATACATCTGCAGCGTTATTCTCCTCAAATAATGAGTTAGATGCGTTTGTTGAGGCAATGCATGCTTGGCGAAAATCCAAGGACATTAACCTCAATCGCGGCGATCGCTACCTCAACAAAGATATTTCGAATGTTTTAAGCCAATCCGTCTATCAATTATATGAATCCAATCGTCTCAGTGAACATGAAGCTGCTGTTTACGCCGTGGACTATAGTTCATCTGGGGAGTTGCTGGTATCAGGTAGTGCGGATCGACAGCTGAATCTTTGGTCAGCCAATGGTGAGTTACTTCAAACCCTTGGTGAAGTTGGCCCTATTAGTAAAGGCCATACAGCTAGCGTCTATGCTGTGCAATTTAGTCCAGATGATCAACTTATTGCCTCAGCGAGTGGCGATCGCTCCATTAAATTGTGGCAACGGACGGAAAATGAACAAGAATACTTGTTTCAAAAAACACTTTATGGCTGCGTCTTCGAAGCAGAGTTTTGTAATGGGCATGAAGGAAGTATAAATACCATTGCCTTTAGCCCTGATGGTGAATTTTTTGCTTCAGGCAGTGAAGATAAAACCATTAAACTCTGGAGTAGCGAAGGTGAGTACATAACCACTCTTAGCGAATCAACTCCAGATAACCAACATCAGCGAGCTGTCAATGATATTGCCTTTAGTGCTGATGGTCGCCTCCTAATTTCTGTGGGTGATGACCGCAGCATTAAACTTTGGGAGCGAAATCTTCTCAGTAATCAGTTTACGCTCCGCCAAACCATTGAAGGTTGCCGTAAAACTGAAATCTGCGACGGGCACCAAGACGAAATCAAAGGTGTTGCCATTACGCCAAATGGCGAGCAATTTGTCACAGCAAGCGATGATAAAACAGTCAAAATCTGGCGCGTTAAAGATGGCACTTTAGAAAAGACTCTCATTGGCCATACGGATGAAGTTGAGAGTGTAGAAATCGATACGATAGACAACGGGAAAGGGCTCAATCTGATTGCCTCTGTCAGCCGCGATAAAACCGTTCGTATTTGGAATACCAAGGGAACAGCAATCCAAACGTTTCCAGGGCATAGTAGCCGAATTTATGATGTGGTCTTTAAACCCGGTGAGGCGGCGATCGCCACCAGTAGCCGAGACAGAAGTATCAAACTGTGGCGACTCAATAACGACATTGTGACGCCTTTTTATGGTCATACCAGTCGGGTTTATGCTGTCACCTTTAGCCCTGATGACCAAATGGTGGCGTCTGCAGGGCGTGATCGCACTATCAAACTTTGGAGTCGCGAAGGTGAACTATTACGTACCTTAACGGGTCATACTGCCGAAATCGAAAAAGTTGTGTTTAGCCCTGATGGTCAACTCCTTGCTTCTGCGAGTTGGGATGGCACCGTCAAAGTTTGGACAATCAAAGGTGAGCTGCTTACGACCTTCACAGACCATACTCAAGAAGTCTATGGCGTTGACTTTAGCCCCAATGGCAAAACAGTAGCTTCCTTAAGCGCCGATCAAACCATGAAACTGTGGGATCTCGAAGGCAATATCATCCAAACTATCAATCTAAATGAAGGTCGCGTATATGATTTGCAGTTCAGTGATGATGGCGAATTAATTGCCCTGGCCATTGGCAATACAATTCAAACCCTCGAAAAACAGCAGGGAGGACGTCGCAGTTACCGTATCGGTAAAAAGATTGGTGGTTGTCAGATCCTCGACCAAAACTGTAATGCCCACCGAGATGATATCGAGGCGATCGCCATTACGAATGACAACAGCATGCTCGTTTCCGCGAGCCGAGACAGCACCGTCAAATTCTGGGGTCGAGATGGGCATCACCTCTACACATTACGGGGCCATGAGAGCGAAATTGAAGGCTTAAGCTTAAGCCCTGACAACACAAAACTCGTTTCCGCCAGCCGTGATAGCACCCTTGTTATTTGGGAAAATTTACCCTCATCTGAAGATATCTCTCGTTTAGTCCATAACAGCGATATATCCCTTGAGTATTGGGGGGGCAGCGCAAAAAAAGATGAGAAAGATGACATAGACAGCAAAAAACTAAAACCAAAAAACACAATCCTGAAAGGCCATCGTGCCGAAGTCTATGCCGCTGACTTTAATGCAGATGGTACGATGCTCATTTCTGCCAGTGCGGATCAGTCGATTATTCTGTGGGATTTAGAAGTCGCTCTCAACCTAAATGCACTCATTAATTACGGGTGTAGTTGGTCACAGGACTATCTACAGTACAGTGACGACGTAACGAGCAGAGCTGGCAATTTTTCTGATCTCTGTCGAGGTCATACCCTACCAGACAAATCCAAAACCAACTTTTAA
- the argH gene encoding argininosuccinate lyase, with translation MTQEKKTWSDRFETSLHPAIAVFNASIGFDIELIEYDLTGSVAHAQMLAHTGIISAEEGDTLVEGLEQIREEYREDNFHPGVEDEDVHFAVEKRLIEIVGDVGKKLHTGRSRNDQVGTDIRLYLREQIRTIQIQIRAFQQALLTHAEAHVETLIPGYTHLQRAQPISLAHHLMAYFQMTQRDWERLDDVFKRTNISPLGCGALAGTTFPIDRHYSANLLEFDRIYQNSLDGVSDRDFAIEFSAAASLVMVHLSRMAEEMIFWASKECSFITLKDSCATGSSIMPQKKNPDIPELVRGKTGRVFGHLQGLLVLMKGLPLAYNKDLQDDKEGLFDTVRTVQGCLEAMTILLSEGIEFQISRLEEAVNEDFSNATDVADYLAGKGVPFREAYNLVGKVVKTSIAADKLLKDLTMEEWQALHPKFEEDIYEVIAPKQVVAARNSYGGTGFEQVRQAIATAKDLMYS, from the coding sequence ATGACCCAGGAAAAAAAGACATGGAGCGATCGCTTTGAGACGTCTCTACATCCGGCGATCGCCGTGTTTAATGCGAGCATTGGTTTTGATATTGAGCTTATCGAATACGATCTCACTGGTTCTGTTGCCCATGCACAAATGCTTGCCCACACAGGCATTATCTCGGCGGAAGAAGGTGACACTTTAGTAGAAGGGCTAGAGCAAATTCGCGAGGAATATCGTGAAGATAATTTTCACCCCGGTGTTGAAGATGAAGATGTTCACTTCGCGGTAGAAAAACGCTTAATCGAAATTGTGGGTGACGTTGGTAAAAAACTCCACACTGGGCGATCACGGAATGACCAAGTTGGTACCGATATTCGGTTATATCTCCGAGAGCAAATCCGCACAATTCAAATCCAAATCCGAGCTTTCCAACAAGCGCTCCTTACCCATGCCGAAGCCCATGTTGAAACCTTAATTCCCGGCTATACACATCTTCAGCGGGCACAACCCATTAGCTTGGCACATCATCTAATGGCCTATTTTCAGATGACCCAACGGGATTGGGAGCGTCTTGACGATGTGTTTAAACGCACCAATATTTCTCCTCTCGGTTGCGGGGCACTAGCAGGAACAACATTTCCAATTGATCGCCATTACAGCGCAAACTTACTAGAATTCGACCGCATCTATCAAAATAGTCTTGATGGGGTGAGCGATCGCGACTTTGCCATTGAGTTCTCAGCAGCAGCGAGTCTGGTGATGGTTCACTTAAGCCGCATGGCAGAGGAAATGATTTTCTGGGCATCAAAAGAATGTAGCTTTATAACGCTTAAAGATAGCTGTGCTACTGGGTCTAGTATTATGCCCCAAAAGAAAAACCCTGATATTCCCGAGTTGGTACGCGGTAAAACAGGGCGTGTTTTCGGTCATTTGCAAGGCTTATTGGTGCTGATGAAAGGATTACCTTTGGCCTATAACAAAGATTTACAAGATGATAAGGAAGGGCTTTTCGATACGGTTCGCACAGTGCAAGGCTGTTTAGAAGCAATGACCATTTTGCTCTCGGAAGGGATTGAATTTCAGATATCACGTCTCGAAGAAGCGGTAAACGAAGATTTCTCCAATGCAACGGATGTAGCAGATTATCTTGCTGGTAAAGGAGTGCCTTTCCGTGAGGCTTATAATCTCGTGGGTAAGGTGGTGAAAACTAGTATCGCTGCCGACAAGCTGCTCAAAGATTTAACAATGGAAGAATGGCAAGCGCTCCACCCGAAATTTGAGGAAGATATCTATGAGGTGATCGCCCCGAAGCAAGTTGTCGCCGCCCGTAATAGTTATGGTGGTACAGGCTTCGAGCAAGTCCGTCAGGCGATCGCCACAGCAAAAGATTTAATGTATTCCTAG
- a CDS encoding DUF1815 family protein gives MFIRLAQQHRDFVQDLVMSLQALAIALENRGYLASCYTCGAELNSASFMVSLGENHLIRFLVSDYGISWTEMRDERELMKLEGAEAISQLQELANMIKYQRELPREFSYKRSASDSVAAI, from the coding sequence GTGTTTATTCGACTTGCCCAGCAACATCGTGATTTTGTACAAGACCTCGTTATGAGTCTTCAGGCTCTGGCGATCGCCCTTGAGAACAGAGGTTATCTCGCTTCCTGCTATACATGTGGTGCAGAGCTCAACAGTGCTTCCTTTATGGTGAGTCTTGGTGAAAACCACCTTATTCGCTTCCTCGTTTCTGACTATGGTATTTCTTGGACAGAGATGCGCGACGAACGAGAACTGATGAAATTGGAAGGCGCTGAAGCGATTAGCCAACTCCAAGAGCTCGCCAACATGATTAAATATCAGCGCGAGTTGCCAAGGGAATTTTCCTACAAGCGTTCCGCTTCTGATTCCGTCGCAGCGATTTAA